A genome region from Schlesneria paludicola DSM 18645 includes the following:
- a CDS encoding DUF1549 and DUF1553 domain-containing protein — protein MNLWRGITCLTVGSLFDTLSATIVVSFREMTALVVCGGLLCTHSAKAADSIVILPAEIRLTGREAFQTVLVEMADGPLAVAPVRQGLEWSSANEQIARVIDGRVVPVANGSTTVKVVVNGESAVANVVVDKMDDVYHWNFRNQVQSVLSKTGCNSGACHGAAAGKNGFKLSLRGYDPEGDYFAITRQSRGRRVVATDPGRSLILTKPTAAIPHKGGLRFAENSSEYQVIAQWIAQGQQAPKSDDPRINRLEILPEASRLKVGTEQAMIVRAHFSDGHIEDVTRWAKYTSTNHAVCSVDDQGLVKVVGGGEGAIVAWYLAQNTTATITIPYTQPVAPDTFTSAERANFIDDLVLEKLAALNMPPSPRSDDSEFLRRVYLDTIGLLPTVDEVKTFLSDSDPLKRVHLIDSLLARPEFVDYWAYQWSDVLLLTGDRLRPDAIKAYYKWIRDRVAENVSWAEFARGIILAKGSTLENGAANFYALHQDPQDMVETTSMAFMGMSIQCAHCHDHPNEKWTNDDYYGMVSLFARVRGKGWGGDSRSGDGNRTIFLADEGEVLQPRTGRPRAPKPLDAAEISFDDSHDRRETLANWLTSPQNPYFAKAIVNRVWANFMGRGLVEAVDDLRLTNPASNEKLLCRLSEEFVRNQYDLKSLMRSILQSETYQRSHATLPENQSDQRFLSHSQPRRMKAEVLLDAISQVTGVATAFKDQPANTRAIQLPDANVASYFLDTFGRPERVLTCTCERSDEPSMTQVLHLTNGKTIQEKLESSEGRVSTLIQSEASTEDVIEILYLAAFARYPHDDERQRLKKLFAEVPAEERRSVTEDLFWSVLTSKEFLFQH, from the coding sequence ATGAACCTTTGGCGCGGAATCACTTGCTTGACCGTCGGCAGCCTGTTCGACACTCTTTCCGCAACCATCGTCGTCTCGTTCCGCGAGATGACAGCTCTGGTGGTCTGCGGCGGCCTGTTGTGCACGCATTCTGCCAAGGCAGCGGATTCGATCGTGATCCTGCCGGCTGAAATTCGACTGACCGGACGCGAGGCGTTTCAAACGGTACTGGTTGAGATGGCCGACGGTCCACTTGCCGTTGCTCCCGTTCGCCAGGGTTTGGAATGGAGTTCCGCAAATGAGCAAATCGCCCGAGTGATCGATGGTCGCGTCGTTCCCGTCGCGAATGGTTCCACGACAGTGAAGGTCGTCGTCAACGGCGAATCTGCCGTGGCAAACGTCGTCGTCGACAAGATGGACGATGTCTATCACTGGAACTTTCGCAATCAAGTGCAGTCCGTGCTGTCGAAGACAGGTTGCAACAGTGGCGCCTGTCACGGAGCCGCTGCAGGCAAAAACGGATTCAAGCTTTCGCTGCGTGGGTACGATCCAGAAGGGGACTACTTTGCGATCACGCGACAGTCGCGCGGCCGACGTGTCGTTGCCACCGATCCGGGGCGCAGTCTGATTCTTACCAAACCGACTGCAGCGATCCCACATAAAGGGGGCCTGCGATTCGCCGAGAACTCGTCCGAGTATCAGGTCATTGCCCAGTGGATTGCTCAGGGGCAACAGGCTCCCAAAAGTGATGATCCGCGAATCAATCGACTCGAGATCCTTCCGGAAGCATCACGCCTGAAAGTGGGAACTGAGCAGGCGATGATCGTCCGCGCTCATTTTAGTGACGGACACATCGAAGATGTAACGCGCTGGGCCAAGTATACTTCGACCAATCACGCGGTCTGCTCGGTCGACGACCAAGGACTCGTCAAAGTTGTGGGCGGCGGCGAGGGTGCGATCGTCGCGTGGTATCTGGCCCAGAATACGACGGCAACAATCACGATTCCGTACACGCAACCTGTCGCGCCCGACACATTCACCTCGGCGGAGCGTGCGAACTTCATCGACGATCTGGTCCTGGAAAAGCTCGCAGCGCTCAACATGCCTCCGTCTCCGCGATCTGACGACAGCGAATTCCTGCGGCGAGTCTACCTCGACACAATCGGCTTATTACCGACCGTCGACGAGGTCAAAACGTTTTTGAGTGATTCAGATCCTCTGAAGCGGGTTCATCTAATCGATTCGCTGCTCGCGCGGCCTGAATTCGTCGACTATTGGGCGTATCAATGGTCCGATGTGTTACTGCTCACCGGTGACCGTCTCAGACCCGATGCCATCAAAGCGTACTACAAATGGATTCGCGATCGCGTGGCCGAGAATGTTTCGTGGGCCGAATTCGCACGCGGGATCATCCTGGCAAAGGGCAGCACGCTCGAAAATGGTGCGGCCAATTTCTACGCACTTCATCAAGATCCGCAGGATATGGTGGAAACGACATCCATGGCGTTCATGGGAATGTCGATCCAGTGTGCTCATTGCCACGACCACCCAAATGAAAAATGGACGAATGACGACTATTACGGCATGGTTAGCCTGTTCGCACGAGTCCGCGGAAAAGGGTGGGGCGGCGACTCGCGCAGTGGCGATGGCAACCGGACGATTTTCCTTGCCGACGAGGGTGAAGTCCTGCAGCCGCGAACCGGACGCCCGCGAGCCCCCAAGCCGTTGGATGCCGCGGAAATTTCGTTCGATGACTCGCACGACCGGCGCGAGACTCTCGCCAACTGGTTGACCTCCCCACAAAATCCGTACTTCGCCAAAGCGATCGTCAATCGAGTCTGGGCCAACTTCATGGGACGCGGACTCGTGGAAGCGGTTGACGATCTCCGGTTGACCAATCCCGCCAGCAACGAAAAACTGCTTTGTCGTCTGTCGGAAGAATTTGTTCGCAATCAATACGACTTGAAAAGCTTGATGCGAAGCATTCTGCAGTCGGAAACATATCAGCGGTCACACGCCACATTGCCCGAGAATCAGTCCGATCAACGGTTCTTGTCTCACAGCCAGCCACGTCGCATGAAAGCGGAAGTCCTGCTCGATGCGATCTCGCAGGTGACCGGCGTCGCGACGGCCTTCAAGGACCAACCCGCAAATACCAGAGCCATCCAACTGCCGGACGCCAATGTTGCGTCCTATTTCCTGGATACGTTTGGCCGCCCCGAACGCGTCTTGACGTGCACCTGTGAACGCTCAGATGAACCCAGCATGACTCAGGTCCTACATCTGACGAACGGCAAAACAATTCAGGAAAAGTTGGAGTCATCCGAAGGACGAGTCAGCACGCTCATCCAATCCGAAGCCTCGACCGAAGATGTCATCGAAATACTCTACCTCGCCGCGTTCGCCCGGTATCCCCACGACGACGAGCGCCAGCGATTGAAGAAACTGTTTGCGGAAGTACCCGCCGAAGAACGACGCTCCGTCACGGAAGACCTGTTCTGGAG